The following proteins come from a genomic window of Candidatus Sysuiplasma jiujiangense:
- a CDS encoding DNA replication complex GINS family protein — protein sequence MVSDEYRVNYSEITKIYRNERKEPLAEIPPDFYAKARAYIEELRTESKSAPGTEYAVTASAQIRETVKLLRHIWEFRTRKLLLLAVSQRKQEDYEIRGLADEEREFFTSARKLVRAHEDTAMRSPDETVHPARAAEEAAAGQAGKEVQRTDGDSVHVSEEHPRTASSEDTLGGNKMLLIRFVSDIPEFTTEFGSIRASRGDVANLPERYAKILIEREAAVIIDADGR from the coding sequence ATGGTCTCCGACGAATACCGGGTCAATTACAGCGAAATCACAAAGATCTACAGAAACGAACGGAAGGAGCCCCTTGCAGAAATACCGCCTGATTTCTACGCAAAGGCGAGGGCTTACATCGAGGAACTGAGGACTGAGAGCAAATCTGCACCAGGCACAGAGTACGCCGTCACCGCATCTGCCCAGATTAGAGAAACGGTGAAGCTCCTTCGCCACATATGGGAATTCAGGACGCGCAAGCTGCTGCTCCTTGCAGTGAGTCAGAGGAAGCAGGAGGATTACGAGATCCGGGGGCTGGCAGACGAGGAGAGGGAATTTTTCACCTCGGCCAGAAAACTGGTCAGGGCGCATGAGGACACTGCGATGAGAAGTCCGGATGAAACTGTCCATCCTGCCCGCGCCGCTGAAGAAGCGGCGGCCGGGCAGGCAGGAAAAGAGGTGCAGCGAACAGACGGCGATTCAGTGCATGTCAGTGAGGAGCATCCGCGTACTGCATCATCAGAGGATACGCTGGGCGGGAACAAAATGCTCCTTATAAGGTTTGTTTCCGATATACCGGAATTCACAACGGAATTCGGCAGCATCAGGGCTTCTCGTGGAGACGTTGCAAATCTGCCGGAACGTTATGCGAAGATACTCATAGAAAGAGAGGCAGCCGTCATAATTGACGCAGATGGCCGATAA
- a CDS encoding DNA primase — MNSSVKMLEKMEKLIDELSELNTQFPIVVEGINDRKAMRKLGIGGEIFVLNGRHTLFEMCEEMSRSYRKVIIMTDWDRKGGQLCRALSNGFISNGVKTVEHLRAQIASLSVGESKDVEGLPSFYERLRKRALR; from the coding sequence ATGAACTCTTCCGTTAAAATGCTCGAAAAGATGGAAAAGCTGATTGACGAGCTATCGGAACTCAATACACAGTTTCCAATAGTAGTTGAAGGCATCAACGACAGGAAGGCTATGAGAAAACTCGGCATAGGAGGGGAAATTTTTGTTCTCAACGGCCGGCATACGCTGTTCGAAATGTGCGAAGAAATGAGCAGAAGCTACAGAAAAGTCATAATAATGACCGACTGGGACAGGAAAGGGGGGCAGCTGTGCCGGGCGCTTTCAAACGGCTTCATTTCCAACGGTGTAAAAACGGTAGAGCATCTAAGGGCGCAGATCGCTTCCCTGAGCGTAGGGGAGTCCAAGGATGTTGAGGGCCTGCCGTCGTTTTACGAACGGCTGCGCAAACGAGCGCTCAGGTAA